ATTGATGACGTTTATGGTGCACTTTCAGATGTTTCATGTTGCTTAAGAGCGGATGTGGACATGGATAAGGTTAATTGGAAAAAACGACTGGAAAAATATGACTAGTCATATTCAAGTCCCATTTTTTTAAATGCACGTTTGCGTCTCATGCAACTTTCACAAACGCCACATGGGATTTCCTCTCCCTTATAGCAGGAATAGCTTAATTCCATTGGAGCGCCTACATCGAGGCCAAGCTTGACGATTTCCTCCTTGTCAAGTTCGATGGCAGGTGCTTCAATCCTTATTTTTTCAGGTGAACCTACACTTATCAGATTATTGAATTCATCAAGATACTCTTTTGAATTGTCTGGAAATGTAGCTCCTTCCTCACCGTTCCAACCAACAATGATTATTTCAGCACCAATGCTTTCGGCATATGAAAGGGCAATTGATGTAAAAACGGTATTTCTTGCAGGAACCCAAACATTGCTTGCGGTTTCGCTACTTTTATCCAAGTCGTCCAAATCATTTTCATCGACTTTGGGAATGTCATCATCTGTATTGAGGCTTGAATTGCTTATTCTTGAAAGCCAATCCAATTCAATTACTTCATGACTCCATCCCATCCTTTCACAAATCTCTTTTGAAGCCCTGATTTCCTGTGTGGCTGCCTTTTGACCATAATCAAAGGTAATCGCATGAATCTCATAATCTTTACTGTAGACTGCGGTTGCAACGGTGCAGTCAAGGCCTCCTGACATTACTGAAATTGCTTTTTTCATCCAACCAACTCTTTAACGTCCCTTAAGGCCAAACCTGTGTCACGTGCAATTCTTTTTAAGTCTTCATATTCGGGTCTTTTTGAGATGACAGTGTCGTTGATGTAGGCAACCTTAAATGTTACTTCATAGTCCTTGCCGTCAATTTCAAAGGTCTTTTTGACAAACTCACGTTTGGTTATTCCCCTATGGATATGAGGAGCAATTCTAATTCCCAGACTTCCAGTCTCTTTAAATATGGTGTCTAAAATTACTTCTCTTTTATCTTTTTTGGAAATAACCTTCAAAAGACTTCCCTGACGGTT
The uncultured Methanobrevibacter sp. DNA segment above includes these coding regions:
- the queC gene encoding 7-cyano-7-deazaguanine synthase QueC, yielding MKKAISVMSGGLDCTVATAVYSKDYEIHAITFDYGQKAATQEIRASKEICERMGWSHEVIELDWLSRISNSSLNTDDDIPKVDENDLDDLDKSSETASNVWVPARNTVFTSIALSYAESIGAEIIIVGWNGEEGATFPDNSKEYLDEFNNLISVGSPEKIRIEAPAIELDKEEIVKLGLDVGAPMELSYSCYKGEEIPCGVCESCMRRKRAFKKMGLEYD